One genomic window of Longimicrobium sp. includes the following:
- a CDS encoding YfhO family protein, producing MKKTAPPPRRPPLGTPAETEPQLGAGWAAALYFALALLYFLPAFLPGRHIFGTDYTQSGFFYYDFITQKTGSGGLPGWVPHVYGGVPLFSNPGSTYYPVRWLADFAGSTRLFFPLLFWIQFGIAGWGMYLLGRELGCRKWVAFVVGLAFQWTGILTSWVYAGHDGRIIVVTLAPLLFYFLHRGIRTAAVAPFVGAAATVGMALLSFQIQNAYYLLLAAGVWSAFLLVSLRVHREPARLGKVAALGIAAVAFGFVTAAVNFLPFQNYVDKSPRGMTGGRGYEYSTSFSMPPRAVLGLAVPEQVGANVQNERGEYVFPVYRGENAFRLHTEYVGALVMVLLALGAYYSRRNRYWWFFAGLGLFALTLALGGNTPLYKLYYDVLPGLKRFRAPDLAYYVLSFSLICMAAITLERLAELRAARGERRPGTDATDDAGAVLWIGAGVVGVAVLGAMFLGSGAAGMAEGTSGLTPSQGWMRFALFAAAVAGTIWAWWERKLSSVAAMALLSLITVADLWMVGKKFFQTMDAPEVAYAPDDVTSFLMQQPKPFRYWSVPGQSAWPRFINQPMWFGLESAAGEHGNQLQSYNEFAGAGTQTYVDFHNFADPRFLAAANVRYLVISAQVQMPWLREVFRGEQAIVYENALALPRAYLAERVTAVQGPAQSLAALQDTTWDPRTTAVVETTGAPPVGAGPLQGNAQVVSHEPDRVVVRTTANRAAYLVLADNWYPDWRATVDGRETPVYKTNHTFRGLVVPAGTHTVEFTFRSAALHTGFSIYLACLALLAAYGAWLLFRHRRRGAAAVEATDA from the coding sequence CCCGGGCGGCACATCTTCGGGACCGACTACACGCAGTCCGGCTTCTTCTACTACGACTTCATCACCCAGAAGACCGGTTCCGGCGGATTGCCCGGGTGGGTGCCGCACGTGTACGGCGGGGTGCCGCTCTTCTCCAATCCCGGCAGCACCTACTATCCGGTGCGCTGGCTGGCGGACTTCGCCGGCTCCACCCGGCTGTTCTTTCCCCTGCTGTTCTGGATCCAGTTCGGAATCGCGGGGTGGGGGATGTACCTGCTGGGGCGGGAGCTGGGGTGCCGCAAGTGGGTGGCGTTCGTGGTGGGGCTGGCCTTCCAGTGGACGGGCATCCTGACGTCGTGGGTGTACGCGGGCCACGACGGGCGCATCATCGTGGTCACCCTGGCGCCCCTGCTCTTCTACTTCCTTCACCGGGGGATCCGCACCGCGGCGGTGGCGCCGTTCGTGGGCGCGGCGGCGACCGTGGGGATGGCGCTGCTCTCGTTCCAGATCCAGAACGCATACTACCTGCTGCTGGCGGCGGGGGTGTGGTCCGCGTTCCTGCTGGTGTCGCTGCGCGTGCACCGCGAGCCCGCGCGGCTGGGGAAGGTGGCGGCGCTGGGGATCGCGGCGGTGGCGTTCGGGTTCGTGACGGCGGCCGTCAACTTCCTCCCCTTCCAGAACTACGTCGACAAGTCGCCGCGCGGCATGACGGGCGGGCGCGGATACGAGTACTCCACCTCGTTCTCCATGCCGCCGCGCGCCGTGCTGGGGCTGGCCGTGCCCGAGCAGGTGGGCGCCAACGTGCAGAACGAGCGCGGCGAGTACGTGTTTCCCGTCTACCGCGGCGAGAACGCCTTTCGCCTTCACACGGAATACGTGGGCGCGCTGGTGATGGTGCTGCTGGCGCTGGGCGCGTACTACTCGCGGCGCAACCGCTACTGGTGGTTCTTCGCGGGGCTGGGGCTGTTCGCGCTGACGCTGGCGCTGGGCGGCAACACGCCCCTGTACAAGCTCTACTACGACGTGCTTCCCGGCCTCAAGCGGTTCCGCGCGCCCGACCTGGCGTACTACGTCCTGAGCTTCTCGCTGATCTGCATGGCCGCGATCACGCTGGAGCGCCTGGCGGAGCTGCGCGCCGCCCGGGGCGAACGGCGTCCGGGGACGGATGCCACGGACGACGCGGGAGCGGTGCTGTGGATCGGGGCCGGCGTGGTGGGCGTCGCCGTCCTGGGAGCGATGTTCCTGGGCAGCGGCGCGGCGGGGATGGCGGAGGGCACCAGCGGCCTGACGCCGTCGCAGGGGTGGATGCGGTTCGCCCTGTTCGCCGCGGCGGTGGCGGGAACGATCTGGGCCTGGTGGGAGCGGAAGCTGTCGAGCGTGGCGGCGATGGCGCTGCTGTCGCTGATCACCGTGGCCGACCTGTGGATGGTGGGAAAGAAGTTCTTCCAGACGATGGACGCGCCCGAGGTGGCCTACGCCCCCGACGACGTGACCTCGTTCCTGATGCAGCAGCCCAAGCCGTTCCGCTACTGGTCCGTTCCCGGGCAGAGCGCCTGGCCGCGGTTCATCAACCAGCCGATGTGGTTCGGCCTGGAGAGCGCGGCGGGCGAGCACGGCAACCAGCTGCAAAGCTACAACGAGTTCGCCGGGGCCGGCACGCAGACGTACGTCGACTTCCACAACTTCGCCGACCCGCGCTTTCTGGCGGCGGCCAACGTGCGGTACCTGGTGATCTCGGCCCAGGTGCAGATGCCGTGGCTGCGCGAGGTGTTCCGGGGCGAGCAGGCCATCGTGTACGAGAACGCCCTGGCCCTGCCCCGCGCCTACCTGGCCGAGCGCGTCACCGCCGTGCAGGGGCCCGCGCAGTCGCTCGCCGCCCTCCAGGACACCACCTGGGACCCTCGCACCACGGCGGTCGTGGAAACCACGGGCGCGCCGCCCGTGGGTGCGGGGCCGCTGCAGGGGAACGCACAGGTGGTGAGCCACGAGCCCGACCGCGTGGTGGTGCGCACGACGGCCAACCGCGCGGCGTACCTGGTGCTGGCCGACAACTGGTACCCGGACTGGCGGGCCACGGTGGACGGTCGCGAAACGCCGGTCTACAAGACCAACCACACCTTCCGCGGCCTGGTGGTGCCCGCGGGCACCCACACGGTGGAGTTCACCTTCCGCTCGGCCGCGCTGCACACCGGCTTTTCCATCTACCTGGCCTGCCTGGCGCTGCTGGCGGCGTACGGCGCCTGGCTGCTGTTCCGCCACCGCCGCCGCGGGGCCGCGGCCGTGGAGGCGACGGACGCGTGA